From the Leptolyngbya sp. O-77 genome, one window contains:
- a CDS encoding SRPBCC family protein has translation MKISLQFGWTRLTALLSASAVLTSALGTGLAAAPTIARQSLPAAEASSNAPAASLRLPDAVATAPGVTISGENGRFVGQVVINGSAAAAWAVLTDYNNFASFLPNVESSRLLSRNGNQVTFEQVNVLRVASVPVRNRVTVASSEQRPSQIQFVVMDGNEPIMQGVWQLQQASARQLVLTHQVVISPRSDLMRDVYSRVYRGELETTLVSLRREIERRSR, from the coding sequence ATGAAAATTTCACTTCAGTTCGGTTGGACTCGGTTGACAGCGCTTCTGAGTGCGTCTGCTGTCTTGACCTCAGCGCTGGGGACGGGGCTAGCTGCCGCGCCAACGATTGCCCGCCAAAGCCTGCCTGCTGCTGAGGCATCGAGCAACGCTCCAGCAGCGTCACTGCGGTTGCCGGATGCGGTCGCAACTGCTCCAGGGGTGACGATTTCAGGCGAAAACGGGCGGTTTGTAGGACAGGTGGTAATCAACGGCTCCGCTGCTGCCGCCTGGGCCGTGTTGACCGACTACAACAACTTTGCGTCGTTTTTGCCCAATGTTGAATCTAGCCGCCTGCTGAGCCGCAATGGTAATCAGGTTACGTTCGAGCAGGTGAACGTGCTGCGGGTGGCCTCGGTGCCCGTGCGAAACCGCGTTACCGTGGCCTCGTCCGAGCAGCGACCTTCGCAGATTCAGTTTGTGGTGATGGACGGCAACGAGCCGATCATGCAGGGCGTTTGGCAGCTTCAGCAAGCCTCGGCCCGCCAGTTGGTGTTGACCCATCAGGTGGTTATTTCCCCTCGATCTGACCTGATGCGCGATGTCTACTCGCGAGTCTATCGCGGCGAGTTGGAAACTACCCTTGTCTCCCTGCGTCGAGAAATTGAGCGCCGTAGCCGATGA
- a CDS encoding ketoacyl-synthetase C-terminal extension domain-containing protein, whose translation MNAFGFSGANAHVVLTEAPAPESAPLLPYPLHLLTLSARSEPALRQLVERYVQHLQRHPDSPIADLCWTANTGRSPLPYRLAILTDSLPDLLQKLRSVLQGTPTPGIYQGRAQPTAPALQIHYTAVPQPSTVSTLFLAPDTAAAQLPGLAAAFVEGSELTWHDGDRRYFQQTVALPTYPFQRQPCGPIPAP comes from the coding sequence GTGAATGCCTTCGGCTTTAGCGGAGCCAATGCCCATGTGGTTCTGACGGAAGCGCCTGCGCCCGAATCCGCCCCCCTGCTCCCCTATCCGCTGCACCTGCTGACCCTCTCTGCCCGCAGCGAACCCGCCCTGCGCCAACTGGTCGAGCGCTATGTGCAGCACTTGCAGCGGCATCCCGATTCCCCCATCGCCGACCTCTGCTGGACGGCCAACACCGGGCGATCGCCCCTGCCCTATCGCCTTGCCATCCTGACCGATTCCCTGCCAGACCTGCTGCAAAAACTGCGCTCTGTTCTTCAAGGCACACCCACACCCGGCATCTACCAAGGACGCGCCCAGCCCACCGCGCCCGCCCTCCAGATTCACTACACTGCCGTTCCCCAGCCGTCTACTGTATCCACTCTCTTCCTCGCGCCTGACACCGCCGCCGCCCAGCTTCCTGGCCTCGCCGCCGCCTTTGTCGAGGGCAGCGAATTGACCTGGCACGATGGCGATCGCCGCTATTTCCAGCAAACCGTCGCCCTGCCCACCTACCCCTTCCAGCGCCAGCCCTGTGGCCCGATTCCTGCCCCCTAA